Proteins from a single region of Metallibacterium scheffleri:
- the hmgA gene encoding homogentisate 1,2-dioxygenase translates to MTDTLQYQSGFGNEFASEALPGALPQGQNSPQQVPYGLYAEQFSATAFTAPRHLNRRSWLYRIRPGAMHQPFTLLPESRWRNRFDEQPATPNPLRWDPFPLAATATDFIDGLFTVGGNGGPAAQTGVGIHVYACNRPMHSRYVYAADAELLIVPQLGRLRVATELGVLEIAPLEIALIPRGLRFAVTPLDGDARGYVAENFGAPMRLPELGPIGANALANARDFLAPVAAYEDREGEFELIARFQGRLWRAAIDHSPLDVVAWHGNAVPVKYDLARFNTIGSISYDHPDPSIFTVLTAPSDTPGTANMDFAIFPPRWLVAEHTFRPPWFHRNVASEFMGLIQGEYDAKGAGAGGFSPGGASLHNCMSGHGPDAAAHARAVALDTTRPQHLTGAMAFMFETRAVIHPTAQALALPGLQADYWRCWQGLARHFDPTRR, encoded by the coding sequence ATGACCGACACGCTGCAATACCAATCGGGTTTCGGCAACGAATTCGCCAGCGAGGCGCTGCCCGGCGCGCTGCCGCAGGGACAGAACTCGCCGCAACAGGTGCCTTATGGCCTGTACGCCGAGCAGTTTTCGGCCACGGCCTTCACCGCGCCGCGGCATTTGAACCGGCGCTCGTGGCTGTACCGCATCCGCCCCGGGGCCATGCACCAGCCCTTCACGCTGCTGCCCGAATCACGCTGGCGCAACCGTTTCGACGAGCAGCCAGCCACCCCCAACCCGCTGCGCTGGGATCCGTTCCCGCTGGCGGCCACGGCGACCGATTTCATCGACGGACTGTTCACCGTGGGCGGCAACGGCGGACCCGCGGCGCAAACCGGCGTGGGCATCCATGTGTACGCCTGCAACCGGCCGATGCACAGTCGCTATGTGTACGCCGCCGACGCCGAACTGCTGATCGTGCCGCAGCTGGGACGGCTGCGCGTCGCCACCGAGCTGGGCGTGCTGGAGATCGCCCCGCTGGAAATCGCGCTGATCCCGCGCGGCCTGCGTTTCGCCGTCACGCCGCTGGATGGCGACGCGCGCGGTTATGTGGCCGAAAACTTCGGCGCGCCGATGCGCCTGCCCGAGCTGGGTCCGATCGGCGCGAACGCGCTGGCTAACGCGCGCGACTTCCTTGCACCGGTGGCGGCCTACGAGGACCGCGAGGGCGAGTTCGAGCTGATCGCCAGGTTCCAGGGTCGTCTGTGGCGCGCCGCCATCGACCACTCGCCGCTTGACGTGGTGGCCTGGCACGGCAATGCCGTGCCGGTGAAATACGACCTGGCGCGCTTCAATACCATCGGCTCGATCAGCTACGACCATCCCGACCCGTCGATCTTCACTGTGCTGACCGCGCCGAGCGACACGCCAGGCACGGCCAACATGGATTTCGCCATCTTCCCGCCGCGCTGGCTGGTGGCCGAGCATACCTTCCGCCCGCCATGGTTCCACCGCAACGTGGCCAGCGAGTTCATGGGCCTGATCCAGGGCGAGTACGACGCCAAGGGCGCCGGCGCCGGCGGCTTCAGCCCGGGCGGTGCCAGTCTGCACAACTGCATGAGCGGGCATGGCCCCGATGCCGCCGCGCACGCCAGGGCCGTGGCGCTGGATACCACGCGACCGCAGCATCTGACCGGGGCCATGGCATTCATGTTCGAGACACGCGCGGTCATCCATCCCACCGCACAGGCGCTGGCGCTGCCCGGGCTGCAAGCCGATTACTGGCGCTGCTGGCAGGGTCTGGCCCGACACTTCGATCCCACGCGCCGCTGA
- a CDS encoding fumarylacetoacetate hydrolase family protein — MKLASLKQGGRDGTLIVVARDLSCALRADGIAPTLQAALDDWQRIAPRLNALAESLQAGSAACSFALDFTALAAPLPRAYEFVDGSAYLPHVERVRKARGAEVPASFYTDPLMYQATSAGFYGPRDPVLAASEDWGIDMEAEVIVVTDDVPMGVTQAQASAHIQLVGLVNDVSLRNLIPSELAKGFGFLQSKPRSALSPVLVTPDELGAAWHGDKLHLPMRTWINGQWFGAAECGEDMQFSFAQLIAHAAKTRPLAAGTIIGSGTIANHDTARGASCLAEQRTVETLRDGRPSTPFLKFDDSVRIEITDAQGHSLFGAIEQRIARAPVSPCC, encoded by the coding sequence ATGAAGCTTGCATCCCTCAAACAAGGCGGCCGCGACGGTACGCTGATCGTGGTTGCGCGCGACTTGTCGTGCGCGCTGCGTGCCGATGGCATCGCGCCGACCCTGCAAGCGGCGCTGGACGACTGGCAGCGCATCGCGCCGCGCCTCAACGCGCTGGCCGAATCATTGCAGGCCGGCAGCGCCGCATGCAGCTTTGCGCTGGATTTCACCGCATTGGCCGCGCCGCTGCCGCGTGCGTATGAGTTTGTCGACGGCAGCGCCTACCTGCCGCACGTCGAGCGCGTGCGCAAGGCGCGCGGCGCCGAGGTGCCGGCCAGCTTCTACACCGATCCGCTGATGTACCAGGCCACCAGTGCCGGCTTTTACGGCCCGCGCGATCCGGTGCTGGCGGCCAGCGAGGACTGGGGCATCGACATGGAAGCCGAGGTGATCGTGGTCACCGACGACGTGCCGATGGGGGTGACGCAGGCGCAGGCGTCCGCGCACATCCAGCTGGTTGGTCTGGTCAACGATGTCAGCCTGCGCAATCTGATTCCGTCCGAGCTGGCCAAGGGCTTCGGCTTTCTGCAATCCAAGCCGCGCTCGGCGCTGTCGCCGGTGCTGGTCACGCCCGATGAACTGGGCGCGGCATGGCATGGCGACAAACTGCACCTGCCGATGCGCACCTGGATCAACGGCCAGTGGTTCGGTGCCGCCGAGTGCGGTGAGGACATGCAATTCAGTTTTGCCCAGCTGATCGCGCACGCAGCGAAAACGCGCCCGCTGGCGGCCGGAACGATCATCGGCTCGGGCACCATCGCCAACCATGACACCGCGCGCGGTGCCTCCTGCCTGGCCGAGCAGCGCACGGTGGAAACCCTGCGCGATGGCCGGCCATCGACGCCGTTCCTGAAATTCGACGACAGCGTTCGCATCGAGATCACGGACG
- the hppD gene encoding 4-hydroxyphenylpyruvate dioxygenase yields MQPVQFENPMGVDGFEFVEFAAPDAAMLHALFPRLGFSAVARHRRKRVTLYRQGDCNFLVNEEPGSFAMGFARQHGPCASGFAIRFSKPAPWVRTQALGHGGEAIGALEHTKAVDTPVIKGIGGCMLYLIDRYGAKGSCYEAEFEYLPGVERNPRGYGLTFIDHLTHNLRFGHMEQWSQYYERLFNFREIRYFDIKGAKTGLVSKAMTAPDGMVRIPLNESSDPKSQINEYIDEYKGEGIQHIACFTDDIHATVEAMRSAGVEFLDTPDAYYEVIDRRIPGHREDVPRMARNKILIDADQETHRKLLLQIFTQNCIGPIFFEIIQRKGNLGFGEGNFQALFESIEREQIKRGVL; encoded by the coding sequence ATGCAGCCGGTACAGTTCGAAAACCCGATGGGCGTCGACGGTTTCGAGTTCGTCGAGTTCGCGGCACCCGATGCGGCCATGCTGCATGCGCTGTTCCCCAGGCTCGGCTTCAGCGCCGTCGCGCGCCATCGGCGCAAGCGCGTGACGCTGTACCGCCAGGGCGATTGCAATTTTCTGGTCAACGAGGAGCCCGGCTCCTTCGCCATGGGCTTCGCGCGTCAGCACGGGCCCTGCGCCAGTGGCTTCGCCATCCGCTTCAGCAAACCCGCCCCTTGGGTGCGGACGCAGGCGCTGGGCCACGGCGGTGAGGCCATCGGCGCGCTCGAGCACACCAAGGCCGTCGACACGCCGGTGATCAAGGGCATCGGCGGCTGCATGCTGTACTTGATCGACCGGTACGGCGCCAAGGGCAGCTGCTATGAAGCCGAATTCGAATATCTGCCGGGCGTCGAGCGCAACCCCAGGGGTTATGGCCTCACCTTCATCGACCACCTCACCCACAATCTGCGTTTCGGCCACATGGAGCAGTGGTCGCAGTACTACGAACGCCTGTTCAACTTTCGCGAGATCCGCTATTTCGACATCAAGGGCGCGAAGACCGGGCTGGTGTCCAAGGCGATGACCGCGCCGGACGGCATGGTGCGCATCCCGCTCAACGAGTCGTCCGACCCGAAAAGCCAGATCAATGAATACATCGACGAATACAAGGGCGAAGGCATCCAGCACATCGCCTGCTTCACCGATGACATCCACGCCACGGTCGAGGCCATGCGCAGCGCCGGCGTCGAATTCCTCGACACGCCCGACGCCTACTACGAGGTGATCGACCGGCGCATCCCTGGTCACCGCGAAGACGTGCCGCGCATGGCGCGCAACAAGATCCTGATCGACGCCGATCAGGAAACACATCGCAAGCTGCTGCTGCAGATCTTCACGCAGAACTGCATCGGCCCGATCTTCTTCGAGATCATCCAGCGCAAGGGCAACCTCGGCTTCGGCGAGGGCAATTTCCAAGCGTTGTTCGAGTCGATCGAACGCGAACAGATCAAGCGCGGGGTGTTGTGA
- a CDS encoding MarR family winged helix-turn-helix transcriptional regulator: MRRTMPDHAPLQLEHFLPYRLSILSNTVSQAIAREYQQRFHLGMTEWRVLAVLARYDGAGLSARELAVRTATDKVAISRALARLIASGRVLRRMHHGDKRRSVLRLSAKGWAIHDVVAPRARAHERELLAHLDADERACLTRILDKLLGSVPGAIATAPEPLISARGVRPPVTAPSRMRG, encoded by the coding sequence ATGCGTCGCACCATGCCCGATCACGCCCCGCTGCAACTGGAGCATTTCCTGCCGTACCGGTTGTCGATCCTGAGCAATACGGTCAGCCAGGCGATCGCGCGCGAGTACCAGCAACGCTTCCACCTGGGCATGACCGAATGGCGCGTGCTCGCCGTACTCGCGCGCTACGACGGCGCGGGGCTGTCGGCGCGCGAGCTGGCCGTGCGCACCGCCACCGACAAGGTTGCGATCAGCCGGGCGCTGGCGCGCCTGATCGCGAGCGGGCGCGTGCTGCGACGCATGCACCACGGCGACAAGCGACGCTCGGTGCTGCGCCTGTCGGCCAAGGGCTGGGCCATCCACGATGTCGTGGCGCCGCGCGCGCGCGCGCACGAGCGCGAATTGCTGGCGCATCTGGATGCCGATGAACGCGCCTGCCTGACGCGCATCCTCGACAAGCTGCTGGGCAGCGTTCCCGGCGCAATCGCCACGGCGCCCGAACCACTGATTTCCGCGCGCGGCGTGCGCCCCCCTGTCACAGCGCCGAGCCGGATGCGAGGATAG
- the mprF gene encoding bifunctional lysylphosphatidylglycerol flippase/synthetase MprF has protein sequence MQPNPAAPAAHRSSWLRVLRWLLPLALLAVTFVLAGRELSAFDLRSLQRTLIRIPTLDAAGVAAFALAAVAYTGLIDLAIARWLKFPVATLPLLRLSFVANALANTLNLSGAVGSGVRLLGLKSHGITLRNGAALVGLQILSLPLGLSVLVIIALASGHLPATPNHASRVLALLVLLAAALYLPLYFVLTGRRRLMGWLPADLGVPPLALRAHLALLSLIDWVLAAATLWLCLYLAGAQISPLELLAAFGAAATLGLVSMIPGGLGVFDGLLLLALSIAGVPVGAAGAGLFLFRVVYYLLPMLLALWLGAGMLAQRMPALTRLRERMAAHPLIELLVVPAGYLANFGIRVLALLTFAAGVLLLISAALPSLHQRFVHAAGFISMPVLEGSHWLSIVIGVLLLGLARGIDGRLRVAYRAVQWLLWLAALLVLLKGLHWGEALFLLAVSLLLRARRQDFSQRAVAMTSAVSLGWLLGLLLVVAAFFAVGVADILGQDSFDLLATGAYAHASRLARGLAAALLGLALYLAWHAFAIRRPKLPLPDHAELERVRAFYAQYGGGAFAHLNLMGDKHLFWGAGHRTLIAYGSVRHRLIALGAPCGDPAAQAQAILDFRRYADSMGCAPAFYAVLEPDLARFHDLGFDLFKLGELALIPLADFSMSGKRWEDLRQAINRAPREKLEFRLAEAPYDSALLAALERVSDAWLADKGVAEKGYSLGRFDAAYLARGPLALVYREDELIAFASLMPGYGAQGVAAIDLMRHLPDAPRGSMDLVFAHALNWAKQQGYASFSLGMAPLSNVGTTPYARLNERLAALAFRHGNRFYNYQGVRRYKEKFRPEWVGAYLAYPRGLWVPALLTDIAALVAGGYRRMLLP, from the coding sequence ATGCAACCCAATCCCGCCGCGCCCGCCGCGCATCGTTCGTCCTGGCTGCGCGTGCTGCGCTGGCTGCTACCGCTGGCGCTGCTCGCCGTGACCTTCGTGCTGGCCGGGCGCGAGCTGTCGGCGTTCGATCTGCGCAGCCTGCAGCGCACCCTGATCCGCATTCCCACGCTGGATGCCGCGGGCGTGGCGGCGTTCGCGCTGGCGGCGGTGGCCTATACCGGGCTGATCGACCTGGCCATCGCGCGCTGGTTGAAGTTTCCCGTCGCCACGCTGCCGCTGCTGCGGCTGTCGTTCGTGGCCAATGCGCTGGCCAACACGCTCAATCTCTCCGGCGCGGTGGGCTCGGGCGTGCGCCTGCTCGGGCTGAAAAGCCATGGCATCACCCTGCGCAACGGCGCCGCGCTGGTGGGATTGCAGATCCTGTCGCTGCCACTGGGCCTGTCAGTGCTGGTCATCATTGCCTTGGCCAGCGGCCACCTGCCGGCCACGCCCAACCACGCCAGCCGCGTGCTGGCGTTACTGGTGCTGCTGGCCGCGGCACTGTACCTGCCGCTGTATTTCGTGCTTACCGGACGGCGCAGGTTGATGGGCTGGCTGCCCGCGGACCTGGGCGTACCGCCGCTGGCGCTGCGCGCGCATCTGGCGCTGCTGTCGCTGATCGACTGGGTGCTGGCCGCGGCCACGCTGTGGCTGTGCCTGTACCTGGCCGGCGCGCAGATATCGCCGCTGGAACTGCTGGCGGCATTCGGCGCGGCGGCGACGCTGGGTCTGGTGAGCATGATCCCCGGCGGCCTCGGCGTGTTCGATGGTCTGCTGCTGCTGGCGCTGAGCATCGCCGGCGTACCGGTGGGCGCGGCGGGTGCCGGGCTGTTCCTGTTCCGCGTGGTGTACTACCTGCTGCCGATGCTGCTGGCTCTGTGGCTGGGCGCCGGCATGCTGGCGCAGCGCATGCCGGCGCTGACGCGCCTGCGCGAGCGCATGGCCGCGCATCCGTTGATCGAGCTGCTGGTGGTGCCGGCCGGCTACCTGGCCAATTTCGGCATCCGCGTCCTGGCGTTGCTCACGTTTGCTGCCGGCGTGCTGCTGCTGATTTCGGCGGCGCTGCCCAGTCTGCACCAGCGCTTCGTGCATGCCGCGGGCTTCATCAGCATGCCGGTGCTGGAGGGCTCGCACTGGCTGAGCATCGTCATCGGCGTGCTGCTGCTGGGCCTGGCGCGCGGCATCGACGGGCGTCTGCGCGTGGCCTATCGCGCGGTGCAGTGGCTGCTGTGGCTGGCCGCGCTGCTGGTGCTGCTCAAGGGCCTGCACTGGGGCGAGGCGCTGTTTCTGCTGGCGGTGTCGCTGCTGCTGCGCGCGCGCCGCCAGGATTTCAGCCAGCGCGCGGTGGCCATGACCTCCGCGGTCAGCCTGGGCTGGCTGCTCGGTCTGCTGCTGGTGGTCGCGGCATTCTTCGCCGTGGGCGTAGCGGATATTCTCGGTCAGGACAGTTTCGATCTGCTCGCCACCGGCGCTTACGCGCACGCCTCGCGCCTGGCGCGCGGGCTGGCCGCGGCGCTGCTCGGGCTGGCGCTGTACCTGGCCTGGCATGCGTTCGCGATACGCCGGCCCAAGTTGCCGCTGCCGGATCACGCGGAACTGGAACGCGTGCGCGCGTTTTACGCGCAGTACGGCGGCGGTGCGTTCGCGCACCTGAACCTCATGGGCGACAAGCATCTGTTCTGGGGTGCCGGCCATCGCACCCTGATCGCCTACGGCAGCGTGCGTCATCGCCTGATCGCGCTGGGCGCGCCTTGCGGCGACCCCGCGGCGCAGGCGCAGGCGATTCTCGATTTCCGCCGCTACGCCGACAGCATGGGCTGCGCGCCGGCGTTCTACGCGGTGCTGGAGCCGGATCTGGCGCGCTTCCACGATCTCGGCTTCGACCTGTTCAAGCTGGGCGAGCTGGCGCTGATCCCGCTGGCGGATTTTTCGATGAGCGGCAAGCGCTGGGAGGATCTGCGCCAGGCGATCAACCGCGCGCCGCGCGAGAAGCTCGAATTCCGTCTCGCGGAAGCGCCCTACGACAGTGCGCTGCTGGCCGCTCTGGAACGCGTGTCCGATGCCTGGCTGGCCGACAAGGGCGTCGCCGAGAAAGGTTATTCGCTGGGCCGCTTCGACGCGGCTTATCTGGCGCGCGGCCCGCTGGCGCTGGTGTACCGCGAGGACGAGCTGATCGCCTTCGCCAGCCTGATGCCCGGTTACGGCGCACAGGGTGTCGCCGCCATCGACCTGATGCGGCACCTGCCCGACGCACCACGCGGCAGCATGGACCTGGTGTTCGCGCACGCGCTGAACTGGGCCAAGCAGCAGGGCTACGCGTCCTTCAGCCTGGGCATGGCGCCGCTGTCCAACGTCGGCACCACGCCCTACGCGCGGCTCAACGAGCGCCTGGCCGCGCTGGCCTTCCGCCACGGCAACCGCTTCTACAATTACCAGGGCGTGCGCCGCTACAAGGAAAAATTCCGCCCCGAGTGGGTCGGCGCGTATCTGGCCTATCCACGCGGCCTGTGGGTGCCGGCACTGCTCACCGACATCGCCGCGCTGGTCGCCGGCGGCTACCGGCGCATGCTGCTGCCCTGA